From Catharus ustulatus isolate bCatUst1 chromosome 6, bCatUst1.pri.v2, whole genome shotgun sequence, a single genomic window includes:
- the RNH1 gene encoding ribonuclease inhibitor, which translates to MELDIQCEEMSPSRWAELLTTMKSCKTIRLDDCNLSSSNCEDLSSIINTNPSLTELKLNNNELGDAGVEYLCKGLLTPSCSLQKLWLQNCNLTSASCETLRSVLSAQPSLTELHVGDNRLGTAGVKVLCQGIMNPSCKLQKLQLEYCELTADIVEALNAALQSKPTLKELSLSNNTLGDTAVKQLCQGLVEASCNLELLHLENCGITSDSCMEISAVLRNKSSLMDLSVGDNKIGDSGLALLCQGLMHPSCKIQKLWLWDCDLTSASCKDLSRLISTKETLTEISLIDNNLRDSGMEMLCQALKDPKSKLQELWVRECGLTTACCKAVSSALSTNKHLKVLHIGENKLGDAGVELLCEGLMHPNCNIQSLWLGNCDLTAGCCATLATIMATKQCLTELDLSYNPLDDEGIRKICEALRKPSCNVQQLILYDILWSSEVDDELRALEESKPEVKIIS; encoded by the exons GGAGCTTGACATCCAGTGTGAAGAGATGAGCCCATCTAGGTGGGCTGAACTTCTGACCACAATGAAATCCTGCAAAACCATCAG GTTGGATGACTGCAATCTCTCCAGCAGTAACTGTGAGGACCTCTCTTCCATCATCAATACAAATCCATCCCTCACAGAGCTGAAACTGAACAACAATGAGCTGGGAGATGCAGGTGTTGAATACCTGTGTAAAGGGTTGCTGACACCAAGCTGTAGCCTACAGAAGTTATG GCTGCAAAACTGCAATCTGACAAGTGCCAGCTGCGAGACCCTGCGCTCTGTCCTCAGTGCCCAGCCGTCCCTGACAGAGCTGCATGTAGGGGATAACAGACTGGGAACTGCTGGAGTGAAGGTGCTGTGCCAAGGCATTATGAACCCCAGCTGTaagctgcagaagctgca gCTGGAGTACTGTGAACTCACAGCTGATATTGTGGAAGCTCTCaatgctgctctgcaaagcAAGCCCACCCTGAAGGAGCTCAGCTTGAGCAACAACACGCTGGGAGATACAGCTGTaaagcagctgtgccagggcctggtGGAGGCAAGCTGCAACCTAGAGCTACTACA cctggagaaCTGTGGCATAACCAGTGATAGCTGTATGGAGATAAGTGCTGTTCTCAGGAACAAATCATCTCTGATGGATCTTTCTGTGGGAGACAACAAGATTGGGGACTCCGgtctggctctgctgtgccagggactgATGCATCCTAGCTGCAAAATCCAGAAGCTGTG GTTATGGGACTGTGATCTCACAAGTGCTAGCTGTAAAGATCTCTCCAGACTCATCAGTACAAAGGAGACCCTCACAGAGATCAGTCTGATAGACAATAACCTGAGAGACTCAGGGATGGAAATGCTGTGTCAGGCACTCAAGGATCCCAAATCTAAACTTCAGGAGCTATG GGTTAGGGAGTGTGGGCTCACCACTGCTTGCTGCAAGgctgtcagctctgctctcagcaccaATAAGCACCTGAAAGTACTGCACATAGGTGAGAACAAGCTAGGAGATGCAGGTGTGGAGCTCCTGTGTGAAGGGCTGATGCACCCCAACTGCAACATCCAGTCCCTATG gctgggtaACTGTGACCTGACAGcaggctgctgtgccaccctTGCCACCATCATGGCCACCAAGCAGTGCCTCACCGAGCTGGACCTGAGCTACAACCCTCTGGATGATGAAGGCATCAGGAAGATCTGTGAAGCCTTGAGGAAGCCCAGCTGCAATGTGCAGCAGTTAAT TTTGTATGACATTTTGTGGAGTTCTGAAGTGGATGATGAACTGAGAGCCTTGGAAGAGTCCAAGCCTGAAGTGAAGATCATTTCCTGA